A genomic window from Pantoea alhagi includes:
- a CDS encoding MFS transporter: MPVTTSSDGLPLPRRYGAIAAIALGITVAVLDGTIANVALPTIARELQASPAESIWIINAYQLAIIISLLSFSFLGDLLGYRRIYQGGLLLFSATSLLCAFSDSLGMLTFARVLQGFGGAALMSVNTALIRIIYPQRYLGRGMAINALIVAVSSAAGPTVAAAILAVTSWKWLFLINVPAGMLALLLAWRFLPDNTQKSSPTQRFDITSAVMNALTFGLLLSALSGAAQGQDYRLIVAELLALLLVGTLFIRRQLRMTFPLLPVDLLRIPIFSLSICTSICSFLAQMLAMVSLPFFLQSVLGRSEVETGLLLTPWPLATMVMSPIAGRLLERFHAGLLGGIGLAVFAFGLFALAWLPAAPTDGDIIWRMILCGAGFGLFQSPNNHTIISAAPRHRSGGASGMLGTARLLGQTSGAALVALMFNLFDTQGTHASLLLAGLFSTLAALFSLSRLRQPLQKPS, from the coding sequence ATGCCTGTGACTACATCCTCTGACGGTTTACCGCTGCCGCGCCGTTATGGCGCGATAGCCGCTATTGCTTTAGGAATAACCGTTGCCGTGCTTGACGGCACCATTGCCAACGTAGCCCTCCCGACTATCGCTCGCGAGCTCCAGGCCAGCCCGGCGGAATCAATCTGGATCATTAATGCCTATCAGCTGGCGATTATCATTTCACTGCTGTCGTTTTCTTTTCTTGGCGATCTGCTGGGTTATCGGCGTATTTATCAGGGCGGGCTGTTGCTGTTTAGCGCTACTTCGCTGCTGTGCGCCTTTTCCGACTCGCTCGGCATGTTAACCTTCGCCCGTGTTCTGCAGGGCTTTGGCGGCGCGGCGCTGATGAGCGTGAATACCGCTCTGATACGGATTATTTATCCGCAGCGCTATCTGGGACGCGGCATGGCGATTAACGCGCTGATTGTCGCCGTCTCCAGCGCAGCGGGGCCAACGGTTGCTGCTGCGATCCTGGCAGTGACGTCCTGGAAATGGCTGTTTCTGATTAACGTCCCTGCGGGCATGCTGGCGCTGCTGCTGGCCTGGCGCTTTTTACCGGACAACACCCAGAAGTCATCGCCAACGCAGCGTTTCGATATTACCAGCGCGGTAATGAATGCGCTGACTTTCGGCCTGCTGCTGTCAGCACTAAGCGGCGCGGCGCAGGGCCAGGACTACCGGCTTATTGTGGCCGAACTGCTGGCGTTGCTGCTGGTCGGCACGCTGTTTATCCGGCGTCAGCTGAGAATGACCTTTCCGCTGCTGCCGGTGGATTTGCTACGTATCCCCATCTTTTCGCTTTCAATCTGCACCTCGATCTGTTCATTTCTGGCGCAGATGCTGGCAATGGTTTCCCTGCCCTTCTTTTTGCAGAGCGTGCTGGGCAGAAGCGAGGTGGAAACCGGTCTGTTGCTGACGCCCTGGCCGCTGGCCACGATGGTGATGTCGCCGATTGCCGGACGCCTGCTGGAACGCTTTCATGCCGGGTTGTTGGGGGGGATCGGGCTGGCCGTTTTTGCCTTTGGTCTGTTTGCGCTGGCCTGGTTGCCCGCCGCGCCGACAGATGGCGATATTATCTGGCGCATGATTTTATGCGGCGCGGGCTTTGGCCTGTTTCAGTCGCCAAATAATCACACCATCATTTCTGCCGCACCGCGCCATCGCAGCGGCGGCGCCAGCGGTATGCTGGGCACGGCTCGCCTGCTGGGACAAACCAGCGGCGCGGCGCTGGTAGCGCTTATGTTTAACCTGTTTGATACGCAGGGTACGCACGCCTCGCTGCTGCTGGCGGGTCTGTTTTCTACCCTCGCCGCGCTGTTCAGCCTGTCGCGCCTGCGCCAGCCGTTGCAAAAGCCCAGTTAA
- the proQ gene encoding RNA chaperone ProQ has product MENQPKLNSSKEVIAWLAERFPHCFSAEGEARPLKIGIFQDLVERVQGEMNLSKTQLRSALRLYTSSWRYLYGVKAGATRVDLDGNACGELEEQHVEHARKQLEEAKARIQQQRQQQQAKKREAGAGEDAPARRPRKAASRKPAEGGQPARKARTNEARPAQDRAPAAPRQPRPQPVTDTSALQPGQNIKVKAGKSAMDATVLEISKDGVRVQLASGLAMIVRAEHLQF; this is encoded by the coding sequence ATGGAAAATCAACCTAAGTTGAATAGCAGTAAAGAAGTCATCGCCTGGCTTGCGGAGCGTTTCCCGCACTGCTTTAGTGCCGAAGGTGAAGCGCGTCCGCTTAAAATCGGTATCTTTCAAGACCTCGTCGAACGTGTTCAGGGTGAAATGAACCTGAGCAAAACGCAGCTACGTTCCGCTCTGCGTCTTTATACCTCCAGCTGGCGCTATCTGTACGGCGTTAAAGCGGGCGCAACCCGTGTTGATCTGGATGGCAATGCCTGCGGTGAGCTGGAAGAGCAGCATGTTGAACATGCGCGTAAGCAGCTTGAAGAGGCTAAAGCCCGTATTCAACAGCAGCGTCAGCAGCAGCAGGCGAAAAAGCGTGAAGCGGGTGCCGGTGAAGACGCGCCAGCGCGTCGTCCGCGTAAAGCCGCCAGCCGTAAACCTGCCGAAGGTGGTCAGCCTGCGCGCAAAGCCCGCACCAATGAGGCGCGCCCGGCTCAGGATCGTGCGCCTGCCGCACCGCGTCAGCCGCGTCCGCAGCCCGTTACCGACACTTCAGCGCTGCAGCCCGGTCAAAATATTAAAGTTAAAGCTGGCAAAAGCGCAATGGACGCCACCGTTCTTGAGATCTCCAAGGATGGCGTCCGGGTACAGCTGGCATCCGGCCTGGCAATGATCGTACGCGCAGAACATTTACAGTTCTGA
- the prc gene encoding carboxy terminal-processing peptidase encodes MNKFFKMSVMAGLLLAGHAIGADSITRADQIPQLQEEPQHATVSERVTSRFTRSHYRQFDLDNAFSAKIFDRYLNMLDYSHNVLLATDVAQFADKKTTLGDELRSGKLTVFYDLFNLAQKRRFERYQYALTVLNRPMSFTGNDTIDTDRSKAPWPKNASELNALWDAKVKYDWLSLKLTGKQDTEIKDILTKRYNSAIRRLAQSNSEDVFQLAMNAFAHEIDPHTNYLSPRNTEQFNTEMSLSLEGIGAVLQMDEDYTVINSMVAGGPAAKSKALSVGDRIVGVGQPGKPIEDVIGLRLDDVVAKIKGPKGSKVRLEILPAGKGTKTRTVTLTREKIRLEDRAVKMSVHNVGKDKVGVLDIPGFYVGLTDDVKVQLQKLEKQHVDSVVIDLRTNGGGALTEAVSLSGLFIPSGPVVQVRDNNGKVREDSDNDGVVYYKGPLVVLVDRFSASASEIFAAAMQDYGRALIVGEPTFGKGTVQQYRSLNRIYDQMLRPEWPALGSVQYTIQKFYRINGGSTQRKGVTPDLLMPTGVEAAETGEKFEDNALPWDSINAASYTKSGDLSDLVPLLTKAHQQRIAKDAEFQYIIKDIQRYNALKDKRNIVSLNLAQREKENREDDALRLERINARYKAEGKKPLAKLDDLPKDYKEPDPYLDETVNIANDLAHQSPEQPGKKAATAK; translated from the coding sequence ATGAACAAGTTTTTTAAGATGAGCGTGATGGCGGGCCTGCTACTGGCAGGTCACGCCATTGGCGCTGATAGCATTACTCGCGCGGATCAAATCCCGCAGCTGCAGGAAGAGCCGCAGCACGCTACCGTTAGCGAACGCGTTACCTCCCGTTTTACCCGCTCTCACTACCGTCAGTTCGATCTCGATAACGCCTTCTCAGCGAAAATCTTCGACCGCTATTTGAATATGCTGGACTACAGCCACAATGTGCTGCTGGCAACCGATGTGGCGCAGTTCGCTGATAAAAAAACCACGCTGGGCGATGAGCTGCGCAGCGGTAAACTCACGGTGTTTTACGATTTATTCAATCTGGCGCAAAAGCGTCGTTTTGAGCGTTATCAGTATGCGTTGACCGTGCTGAACAGGCCGATGAGCTTTACCGGCAACGATACCATCGATACCGATCGCAGCAAGGCACCGTGGCCGAAAAATGCCTCTGAGCTGAATGCCCTGTGGGACGCGAAAGTTAAGTATGACTGGCTCAGCCTGAAGCTGACCGGCAAGCAAGACACCGAAATCAAAGATATTCTCACCAAGCGTTACAATTCCGCTATTCGTCGTCTGGCGCAGAGCAATAGCGAAGACGTTTTCCAGCTGGCGATGAATGCGTTCGCGCATGAGATCGACCCGCATACTAACTATTTGTCCCCACGCAATACCGAGCAGTTTAATACCGAAATGAGCCTTTCCCTGGAAGGTATCGGCGCGGTGCTGCAAATGGATGAAGACTACACGGTCATCAATTCAATGGTAGCAGGCGGCCCGGCGGCGAAAAGCAAAGCTTTGAGCGTCGGCGATCGGATTGTGGGCGTGGGTCAACCGGGCAAACCGATTGAAGATGTCATCGGCCTGCGGCTGGATGATGTAGTGGCAAAAATCAAAGGGCCAAAAGGCAGTAAAGTGCGCCTGGAGATCCTGCCTGCCGGTAAAGGCACCAAAACCCGTACCGTTACGCTGACGCGCGAGAAAATACGCCTTGAGGATCGCGCGGTCAAAATGAGCGTGCATAACGTCGGTAAAGATAAAGTTGGCGTATTGGATATTCCGGGCTTCTATGTCGGCCTGACCGATGATGTGAAAGTACAGCTACAGAAACTGGAAAAACAACACGTCGATAGCGTGGTTATCGATCTGCGCACTAACGGCGGCGGAGCGCTTACCGAAGCGGTGTCGCTTTCCGGTCTGTTTATTCCCAGCGGCCCGGTAGTGCAGGTACGCGATAATAACGGCAAAGTCCGTGAAGACAGCGATAATGACGGCGTGGTTTATTACAAAGGCCCGCTGGTGGTGCTGGTTGATCGCTTTAGCGCCTCGGCGTCAGAAATTTTTGCAGCAGCTATGCAGGATTACGGACGTGCGCTGATTGTCGGCGAGCCAACCTTCGGTAAAGGCACCGTGCAGCAGTATCGTTCTCTGAACCGTATTTACGACCAGATGCTGCGCCCTGAGTGGCCTGCGCTGGGGTCGGTACAGTACACGATTCAGAAATTCTACCGTATCAACGGCGGCAGTACGCAGCGTAAAGGCGTTACGCCCGATCTGCTAATGCCTACCGGTGTCGAGGCGGCAGAAACCGGCGAGAAGTTTGAGGATAACGCTCTGCCGTGGGACAGCATCAATGCGGCAAGCTATACCAAATCGGGCGATTTAAGCGATCTGGTGCCTCTGTTGACTAAAGCGCACCAGCAGCGTATCGCTAAAGATGCCGAGTTCCAGTACATCATCAAAGATATTCAGCGCTATAACGCCCTGAAGGACAAGCGCAACATTGTGTCGCTCAATCTTGCCCAGCGTGAGAAAGAGAACCGTGAAGATGATGCGCTGCGTCTGGAGCGGATTAACGCGCGCTATAAAGCGGAAGGGAAAAAGCCGCTAGCTAAGCTTGACGACCTGCCGAAGGATTATAAAGAGCCCGATCCTTATCTGGACGAAACGGTAAATATTGCTAACGATCTGGCGCATCAGTCGCCGGAACAGCCGGGTAAAAAAGCGGCAACGGCAAAATAA
- the htpX gene encoding protease HtpX, producing MMRIALFLLTNLAVMLVFGLILSLTGIQSSSVQGLMIMAGLFGFGGAFVSLLMSKWMALRSVGGEVIEQPRNETERWLMETVGRQAQQAGIAMPQVAIYHAPDINAFATGARRDASLVAVSTGLLQNMSRDEAEAVLAHEISHIANGDMVTMTLIQGIVNTFVIFISRILAQIAAGFLSGNREDEESSNGNPMVYFAVSMVLELVFGILASMITMWFSRHREFHADAGSARLVGREKMIAALQRLKTSYEPQEPGSMMAFCINGKGKSLSEFFMSHPPLDKRIEALRSGQYLK from the coding sequence ATGATGCGTATTGCTCTTTTCCTGCTGACCAACCTTGCCGTGATGTTGGTATTCGGGCTGATTCTGAGCCTGACAGGAATTCAGTCAAGCAGTGTGCAGGGCCTGATGATAATGGCGGGTCTGTTTGGCTTCGGCGGTGCGTTTGTTTCACTGCTGATGTCGAAATGGATGGCACTGCGTTCCGTTGGCGGTGAAGTTATTGAACAGCCGCGTAACGAGACGGAACGCTGGCTGATGGAAACGGTAGGGCGTCAGGCGCAGCAGGCGGGAATCGCTATGCCGCAGGTAGCGATTTACCATGCGCCTGATATTAACGCGTTTGCCACCGGCGCACGTCGTGATGCTTCGCTGGTCGCCGTATCTACCGGCCTGTTGCAAAACATGAGCCGTGATGAAGCGGAAGCCGTGCTGGCGCATGAGATAAGTCACATTGCTAACGGTGACATGGTCACCATGACGCTGATCCAGGGCATTGTGAACACCTTTGTGATCTTTATTTCCCGTATCCTCGCACAAATCGCCGCAGGCTTTCTGTCCGGGAACCGGGAGGATGAAGAGAGCAGCAACGGCAACCCGATGGTCTATTTCGCTGTGTCGATGGTGCTGGAGCTGGTGTTTGGTATTCTTGCCAGCATGATCACCATGTGGTTCTCACGTCATCGTGAGTTTCATGCTGACGCAGGCTCAGCGCGTCTGGTCGGTCGTGAAAAAATGATTGCGGCGCTGCAGCGGTTAAAAACCAGCTACGAGCCGCAGGAGCCGGGCAGCATGATGGCGTTTTGTATCAACGGTAAAGGCAAATCATTAAGCGAATTCTTTATGTCGCATCCGCCGTTGGATAAACGTATTGAAGCGCTGCGCAGCGGCCAGTATCTGAAATAA
- a CDS encoding PqiB family protein, whose translation MLMQQTPTTPTRARITNKRKISPFWLLPFIALMIAGWLLWTNYQERGTTVTIDFAQADGIVPGRTPVRYQGVEVGTVQGISLSDDLRKIKVRVSIKSDMRDALREDAQFWLVTPKASLAGVSGLDALVGGNYIGMMPGKSGPRRENFVALDTQPRYRVNTGEMMVHLNAPDLGSLNTGSPVYYRKIPVGRVYDYTINPDNNGVTIDALIERRFTNLVKKDSRFWNVSGVKADVNLSGAKVELESLAALVNGAIAFDSPPASQQAASESSYQLYPDLAHSQRGVIVTLDLPNGKGLQEGSTPLIYQGLEVGTLTKITLQPGGNVIGELTLDPSVVGLMRSGTRIEMRSPKVTLNNPNLSALLTGTTLELIPGEGDPQNRFQVRQSNEALLQQPDVLTVRLSAPESYGIDAGQPVVLRGIQIGQVIRRHLTEKGVDFEAAIAPEHRQLVHADSKFIINSRLDVKFGLDGMKVLGASASEWVDGGIRLEPGSKGAPRDRYPLYANAEKAEEGITGERPPTTLTLTANSLPDIQPGSVVLYRKFQVGEIVDVTPKANEFVVAVHIKPEYRKLLTPDSVFWAEGGAKVQLNGSGLTVQASPLNRALRGAISFDNLEGASSSKNETRVLYSSETAARAVGSQILLHTYDGSKLSANMPIRYLGIDIGQVESLALSQDHNQVIAKAVLYPEYVQSFARNGSRFSVVSPEISATGVNHLETLLQPYINVDPGKGSLTRRFELQETTITDSRYLDGLSIVVDAPEAGSLGIGTPVLFRGVEVGTVTGTSLGSMADRVQVQLRISKKYQHLVRNNSVFWLASGYNLEFGLIGGVVKTGTFQQFIRGGIQFATPPTVPLAPRASSGKHFLLQDGEPKEWRKWGTAIPSS comes from the coding sequence ATGCTCATGCAACAAACGCCGACTACACCGACTAGAGCGCGGATAACCAACAAGCGTAAAATTTCGCCGTTCTGGCTGCTGCCTTTTATCGCTCTGATGATTGCCGGTTGGCTGCTGTGGACCAACTATCAGGAGCGCGGCACCACGGTAACCATCGACTTTGCCCAGGCGGACGGTATCGTGCCGGGTCGCACGCCGGTACGCTATCAGGGCGTTGAGGTTGGCACCGTGCAGGGCATCAGCCTCAGCGACGATCTGCGTAAAATCAAGGTACGCGTCAGTATTAAAAGCGATATGCGCGACGCGTTGCGTGAAGATGCGCAATTCTGGCTGGTGACGCCCAAAGCCTCGCTGGCGGGCGTTTCCGGGCTGGATGCGTTAGTCGGCGGTAACTACATCGGTATGATGCCCGGCAAGAGCGGGCCGCGCCGGGAAAACTTCGTCGCGCTGGATACGCAGCCCAGATACCGTGTTAACACCGGCGAGATGATGGTGCATTTAAACGCGCCGGATTTGGGTTCGCTGAATACCGGCTCGCCCGTCTACTACCGCAAAATCCCGGTCGGCCGCGTCTATGACTACACGATTAATCCCGATAATAACGGCGTAACGATTGATGCGCTGATTGAGCGCCGCTTCACTAACCTGGTGAAAAAGGATAGTCGCTTCTGGAACGTTTCCGGCGTTAAGGCGGATGTGAATCTTAGCGGGGCGAAAGTAGAGCTGGAAAGCCTTGCGGCGCTGGTGAACGGCGCTATTGCCTTTGACTCTCCGCCCGCCTCGCAGCAGGCCGCCAGCGAAAGCAGCTATCAGCTTTATCCCGATCTGGCACATAGCCAGCGTGGCGTCATCGTCACGCTCGATCTGCCCAATGGCAAAGGTTTGCAGGAAGGCAGCACGCCGCTCATTTATCAGGGACTGGAAGTGGGTACCCTGACCAAAATAACGCTACAGCCTGGCGGCAACGTGATCGGCGAGTTGACACTGGATCCTTCCGTGGTGGGTCTGATGCGCAGCGGTACGCGTATCGAAATGCGTAGTCCGAAAGTTACCCTGAATAATCCCAACCTGAGTGCGCTGCTCACCGGCACCACGCTGGAGCTGATTCCTGGCGAGGGCGACCCGCAAAATCGTTTTCAGGTCCGCCAAAGCAACGAGGCGCTGCTACAGCAGCCTGATGTGCTGACCGTACGCCTGAGCGCGCCGGAAAGCTACGGCATTGATGCGGGCCAGCCGGTTGTGCTGCGCGGCATTCAGATTGGTCAGGTGATCCGTCGCCACCTCACCGAAAAAGGGGTGGATTTCGAAGCGGCAATTGCCCCGGAACATCGTCAGCTGGTACATGCCGACAGCAAATTTATTATCAACAGCCGACTGGACGTTAAATTTGGTCTTGATGGCATGAAAGTGTTGGGTGCCAGCGCCAGCGAATGGGTAGATGGCGGTATTCGCCTGGAGCCCGGCAGCAAAGGCGCGCCGCGCGATCGGTATCCGCTCTACGCCAATGCGGAGAAAGCGGAGGAAGGCATTACCGGCGAACGTCCGCCGACCACCCTGACGCTGACGGCTAACAGCCTGCCGGATATTCAGCCCGGTTCCGTGGTGCTCTATCGCAAGTTCCAGGTAGGTGAAATTGTTGATGTGACGCCGAAGGCCAACGAGTTTGTGGTGGCGGTGCATATTAAGCCGGAATATCGCAAGCTGCTGACCCCCGATAGTGTGTTCTGGGCGGAAGGCGGGGCCAAAGTGCAGCTGAACGGCAGCGGACTAACGGTTCAGGCCTCACCGCTGAACCGGGCGCTGCGCGGTGCCATCAGCTTTGATAACCTTGAAGGAGCCAGCAGCAGCAAAAATGAAACGCGCGTGCTCTACAGCTCCGAAACTGCCGCTCGCGCCGTCGGCAGCCAGATTCTGCTGCACACCTATGATGGCAGCAAGCTCTCTGCCAACATGCCGATTCGCTACCTGGGTATTGATATTGGTCAGGTGGAGTCGCTGGCACTCAGCCAGGATCATAATCAGGTGATCGCCAAAGCGGTGCTGTATCCGGAATATGTGCAAAGCTTCGCCCGCAACGGCAGCCGTTTCTCGGTGGTGTCGCCGGAAATATCCGCTACCGGGGTCAATCACCTGGAAACGCTGTTGCAGCCTTATATCAACGTTGATCCGGGTAAAGGCAGTCTGACGCGCCGTTTTGAGCTGCAGGAAACCACCATTACTGACTCACGTTATCTGGACGGGCTGAGTATTGTGGTTGATGCGCCGGAAGCGGGATCGCTGGGCATCGGCACGCCGGTACTGTTCCGGGGCGTTGAGGTTGGTACGGTAACCGGCACCTCGCTCGGCAGCATGGCGGATCGTGTGCAGGTTCAGTTGCGCATCAGCAAGAAGTATCAGCATCTGGTGCGCAACAACTCAGTGTTCTGGCTGGCCTCTGGCTATAACCTGGAGTTTGGCCTGATTGGCGGCGTAGTGAAAACCGGCACCTTCCAGCAGTTTATTCGCGGCGGCATTCAATTTGCCACGCCGCCAACGGTGCCGCTGGCGCCACGGGCCTCTTCCGGCAAACATTTCCTGCTGCAGGATGGCGAGCCAAAAGAGTGGCGTAAATGGGGGACGGCAATCCCCTCCTCCTGA
- the yebS gene encoding membrane integrity lipid transport subunit YebS produces MKIHTISHVLPHERYQRCPQCDTLFSLPDVKSCQSAHCPRCNAKIMTGRDWSMTRLMAMAVTMLLLMPFAFIEPLIQIRLLGTPIRANVLTGIMQMTMQGDVLTAAMVTFCTIGAPVTLVGAIGFLFFGNRLGMNLRPVLLMLERLKEWVMLDIYLMGVAVASIKVKDYADIDIGYGLVAFIALMILSLLTMIHLNMEQLWHRFYPQPQAEVAQEKLQVCLNCHHTGLPDDRGRCPRCHTRLAHRRPLSLQKSWAALIAAIVFLIPANLLPISIIYLNGARQEDTIFSGILSLASGNIPVAAIVFIASILVPFTKVLVLLVLLLSIHFRCQQGLKTRIRLLRLVTWVGRWSMLDLFVISLTMSLVNRDQLLAFTMGPAAFYFGAAVILTILAVQWLDSRLIWDAHATNADYTD; encoded by the coding sequence ATGAAAATACACACTATCAGTCACGTTCTGCCCCATGAACGTTATCAGCGTTGTCCGCAATGCGATACCCTTTTTTCCTTACCGGATGTTAAATCGTGCCAGTCTGCTCATTGTCCGCGCTGCAACGCTAAAATCATGACCGGCCGGGACTGGTCAATGACCCGATTAATGGCCATGGCGGTGACCATGCTGCTGTTAATGCCTTTTGCTTTTATCGAGCCGCTTATCCAGATCCGCCTGTTGGGCACGCCAATTCGCGCCAACGTTCTGACGGGCATTATGCAGATGACCATGCAGGGCGACGTGCTGACCGCTGCGATGGTCACTTTTTGCACCATTGGCGCGCCGGTTACGCTGGTCGGCGCTATCGGCTTTCTGTTTTTCGGCAACCGGCTGGGCATGAATTTGCGCCCGGTACTGCTGATGCTTGAGCGCCTGAAAGAGTGGGTCATGCTGGATATTTACCTGATGGGCGTTGCGGTCGCCTCTATCAAGGTAAAGGATTATGCCGATATTGACATTGGCTATGGGCTGGTGGCGTTTATCGCACTGATGATCCTTAGCCTGTTAACCATGATCCATTTGAATATGGAGCAGCTGTGGCATCGCTTCTATCCGCAGCCGCAGGCGGAGGTTGCGCAGGAGAAGCTACAGGTCTGCCTGAACTGTCATCATACCGGCTTGCCGGATGATCGTGGACGCTGTCCGCGCTGCCATACGCGTCTTGCTCATCGTCGCCCCCTGAGCCTGCAAAAATCGTGGGCGGCGCTCATAGCAGCCATCGTTTTTCTGATACCGGCTAACCTGCTGCCAATTTCTATCATTTATCTCAACGGCGCGCGTCAGGAAGACACCATTTTTTCCGGCATTCTGTCGCTGGCCTCCGGCAATATCCCGGTGGCAGCGATTGTGTTTATCGCCAGTATTCTGGTGCCTTTTACCAAGGTGCTGGTGCTGCTGGTGCTGTTGCTCAGTATTCATTTTCGCTGTCAGCAAGGGCTAAAAACCCGTATCCGACTGCTGCGACTGGTGACCTGGGTGGGCCGCTGGTCAATGCTGGATCTGTTTGTGATTTCGTTAACCATGTCGCTGGTGAATCGTGACCAGCTGCTGGCTTTTACTATGGGACCGGCCGCCTTCTATTTTGGCGCCGCAGTAATTTTAACTATCCTTGCCGTACAGTGGCTGGATAGCCGTCTTATTTGGGATGCTCATGCAACAAACGCCGACTACACCGACTAG
- a CDS encoding GAF domain-containing protein, producing MNKQEFYHDLNRDLRALIAGETSFLAALSNSSALLFERLEEVNWAGFYLLTEEKTLVLGPFQGKIACVRIPVGRGVCGTAVAEKNVQRVDDVHAFPGHIACDAASNAEIVLPLIVDGEVIGVLDIDSTRFNRFDSEDETGLQTFTSELCNVLAQSDVKKYIHLNRG from the coding sequence ATGAACAAACAAGAATTTTATCACGATCTTAACCGCGATCTGCGTGCGCTTATCGCCGGTGAAACCAGTTTTCTCGCCGCGTTAAGCAACAGCAGCGCGCTACTGTTTGAGCGTCTGGAAGAGGTTAACTGGGCAGGCTTTTATCTGTTAACTGAAGAGAAGACGCTGGTGCTGGGGCCGTTCCAGGGCAAAATCGCCTGCGTACGTATTCCGGTTGGCCGTGGCGTGTGTGGCACGGCAGTTGCAGAGAAAAACGTGCAGCGTGTTGATGACGTGCATGCATTTCCGGGTCATATCGCCTGTGATGCCGCCAGTAACGCTGAAATCGTGCTGCCGCTGATCGTCGATGGCGAGGTGATCGGGGTACTGGATATCGACAGTACGCGCTTTAATCGCTTCGACAGTGAAGATGAAACTGGCCTGCAAACCTTTACCAGTGAGCTTTGCAACGTGTTAGCCCAAAGCGATGTTAAAAAATATATTCATCTGAATCGTGGCTAA